The following coding sequences lie in one Amycolatopsis cihanbeyliensis genomic window:
- a CDS encoding DUF445 domain-containing protein, translating to MDAVLDELARHWAAYAVLPPLGAIIGYLAARLAVGLLLRPLEPLGTRPPLGWQGVVPRHAGRVAARVGEAVTTGLRTPGEVVAGIDPDRLTREVEQPLLRAIDDIARDVLEEYHPRLWEALPAMAQELTIKQLQASAPDLVRRLLAELATAGESVLDARQLAVDRLSRDRALLVHLVRSTTRADTVFLARFGLLLGLLLGVVQAVVLAATGQPLLLLAFAVLIGVVAAVPALGLAVAPRRERGEVPRRYGELVAREVLTVPTLIEAVLRGPPSDRLLAMIQRTVATAVREQRAVVALTVGGERLREMKRAAARRVAHKLPDIARHAEGYLTEAIDVAGTVERRLRALPAGEYERLLRPAFRLHSGWLGTAGGLLGAAGGVLYLLLLLP from the coding sequence ATGGATGCCGTCCTCGACGAGCTCGCGCGGCACTGGGCGGCCTACGCCGTGCTCCCGCCGCTCGGCGCGATCATCGGCTACCTGGCCGCGCGGCTGGCCGTGGGGCTCCTGCTGCGCCCGCTGGAACCGCTCGGCACCCGGCCGCCGCTTGGCTGGCAGGGCGTCGTACCCCGGCATGCGGGCCGGGTGGCGGCCCGGGTCGGCGAGGCGGTGACCACCGGCCTGCGCACCCCAGGCGAGGTTGTCGCCGGCATCGACCCCGACCGGCTCACCAGGGAGGTCGAGCAGCCGCTGCTGCGCGCGATCGACGACATCGCGAGGGATGTGCTCGAGGAGTACCACCCGCGGCTGTGGGAGGCGCTGCCCGCGATGGCGCAGGAGCTGACGATCAAACAGTTGCAGGCCTCGGCACCGGACCTGGTCCGCAGGCTGCTCGCCGAACTGGCCACGGCAGGCGAGTCCGTGCTGGACGCGCGGCAGCTCGCGGTGGACCGGCTGAGCCGGGACCGGGCCCTGCTGGTCCACCTGGTCCGCTCGACCACGCGGGCGGACACCGTGTTCCTTGCCCGGTTCGGCCTGCTGCTCGGCCTGCTGCTGGGGGTCGTGCAGGCCGTCGTGCTGGCGGCCACCGGGCAGCCGTTGCTGCTGCTCGCCTTCGCCGTGCTGATCGGGGTGGTCGCCGCCGTGCCCGCACTCGGGCTGGCCGTGGCGCCCAGGCGGGAGCGGGGCGAGGTGCCCCGCCGGTACGGCGAGCTGGTGGCCCGCGAGGTGCTGACCGTGCCCACCCTGATCGAGGCCGTCCTGCGCGGCCCGCCCTCCGACCGGCTGCTGGCGATGATCCAGCGCACGGTGGCCACGGCGGTCCGCGAGCAGCGCGCGGTGGTCGCGCTGACAGTCGGCGGGGAGCGGCTGCGGGAGATGAAGCGGGCGGCCGCGCGGCGGGTTGCGCACAAGCTGCCGGACATCGCGCGGCATGCCGAGGGCTACCTCACCGAGGCGATCGACGTCGCGGGCACGGTCGAGCGACGGCTGCGCGCGCTGCCCGCGGGCGAGTACGAGCGCCTGCTGCGGCCCGCGTTCCGGCTGCACTCCGGCTGGCTCGGTACGGCGGGCGGGCTGCTCGGCGCCGCCGGTGGTGTGCTGTACCTCCTGCTGCTGTTGCCCTGA
- a CDS encoding DUF445 domain-containing protein, translating to MDAIVADVRDHWQVYASMPFIAALIGYVTKRVAIEMMFRPLEFVGIRPFLGWQGVLPANAERMAATATEMLTRNLVDPKEIFARLDPHQLAKEIEQPLVRVVEDVTREVMEQYQPNLWEALPERAQRMLLHRVQAEAPRAIAKIMREISYNIDDVLDLKHMVVTNLVRDKALLNRLIKDISRPEMRFIARSGIGFGFALGIVQLAVWALTRSPLVLPVFGVLIGWFTDWLALKMIFLPREPKRFFGVYTWQGVFQRRRHQVAADYGDMIASEIITIPNLLEAILRGPKSDRLFGLIQREVQRTVDQQASVVKPVVAAAVGSRRFQEMKRAAAKKAAERVPLTIRHAEEYAVNALDVRNTIVDRMRQLTPVEFEGLLRPAFRQDEWKLIAVGAIIGGLVGELQVLLLLH from the coding sequence GTGGACGCGATCGTCGCGGACGTGCGTGACCACTGGCAGGTCTACGCGAGCATGCCGTTCATCGCGGCGCTGATCGGCTACGTCACCAAGCGGGTGGCCATCGAGATGATGTTCCGCCCGCTGGAGTTCGTCGGGATCCGCCCCTTCCTCGGCTGGCAGGGGGTGCTGCCGGCGAACGCCGAGCGGATGGCCGCGACCGCCACCGAGATGCTGACCCGCAACCTGGTGGATCCGAAGGAGATCTTCGCGCGGCTGGACCCGCATCAGCTCGCCAAGGAGATCGAGCAACCCCTGGTGCGGGTGGTCGAGGACGTCACCCGCGAGGTGATGGAGCAGTACCAGCCGAACCTCTGGGAGGCGCTGCCGGAACGAGCCCAGCGGATGCTGCTGCACCGGGTACAGGCGGAGGCGCCGCGGGCCATCGCCAAGATCATGCGCGAGATCTCGTACAACATCGACGACGTGCTCGACCTCAAGCATATGGTCGTGACCAACCTGGTCCGGGACAAGGCGCTGCTGAACCGGCTGATCAAGGACATCTCCCGCCCGGAGATGCGGTTCATCGCCCGCTCCGGCATCGGGTTCGGGTTCGCCCTCGGCATCGTGCAACTGGCGGTGTGGGCACTCACCCGCTCCCCGCTGGTGCTGCCGGTGTTCGGGGTGCTGATCGGCTGGTTCACCGACTGGCTCGCGCTGAAAATGATCTTCCTGCCACGGGAGCCGAAACGGTTCTTCGGCGTCTACACCTGGCAGGGGGTGTTCCAGCGGCGCAGGCACCAGGTGGCAGCCGACTACGGCGACATGATCGCCTCGGAGATCATCACCATCCCGAACCTGCTGGAGGCCATCCTGCGCGGCCCGAAGTCGGACCGGCTGTTCGGGCTGATCCAGCGGGAGGTGCAGCGCACCGTCGACCAGCAGGCGAGCGTGGTGAAACCGGTGGTGGCGGCCGCGGTCGGCTCGCGCCGGTTCCAGGAGATGAAGCGGGCCGCGGCGAAGAAGGCCGCCGAGCGGGTCCCGCTGACCATCCGGCACGCCGAGGAGTACGCGGTGAACGCACTCGATGTGCGCAACACCATTGTGGACCGGATGCGGCAGCTCACCCCGGTGGAGTTCGAGGGGCTGCTGCGCCCGGCCTTCCGGCAGGACGAGTGGAAGCTCATCGCGGTGGGCGCGATCATCGGCGGCCTGGTCGGTGAGCTGCAGGTGCTCCTGCTCCTGCACTAG